The Pseudodesulfovibrio alkaliphilus genome has a window encoding:
- a CDS encoding FAD/NAD(P)-binding protein yields the protein MKQAINPYLPSVATIVETIQETPTIKTFRVVLNSEEAMRNFTFHPGQVGQLSVFGTGESTFVINSPPTRMDYLQFSVMCAGEVTAKLHSLSAGDQIGVRAPLGNWFPHEELKGRDIVFIGGGIGMAPLRTLLLYMLDNRGDYGDISVLYGARTPQDMAFQYELPEWLERGDMNTVLTIDVPAEGWEHSVGLIPNVLLEMAPSPGNAVAVTCGPPIMIKFTLQALQKLGFQDDQIITTLEKRMKCGVGICGRCNIGGSYVCVDGPVYTYAQLKALPNEL from the coding sequence ATGAAACAAGCAATAAATCCCTATCTTCCGTCTGTCGCCACCATTGTGGAGACCATTCAGGAGACGCCGACCATCAAGACCTTCCGCGTGGTGCTCAACAGCGAGGAGGCAATGCGCAACTTCACCTTTCATCCGGGGCAGGTTGGTCAGCTTTCGGTTTTCGGAACCGGGGAGTCCACCTTTGTCATCAATTCGCCGCCCACGCGCATGGACTACCTGCAGTTCAGCGTCATGTGCGCCGGAGAGGTCACGGCCAAACTGCACTCCCTGTCTGCAGGGGATCAGATCGGCGTCCGCGCTCCCTTGGGCAATTGGTTTCCCCATGAAGAGCTCAAGGGCAGGGACATCGTGTTCATCGGGGGCGGAATAGGCATGGCCCCCTTGAGGACGCTGCTGCTCTACATGCTCGACAATCGGGGCGACTATGGGGATATCTCCGTGCTTTACGGAGCCAGGACTCCCCAGGACATGGCCTTTCAATACGAGCTGCCAGAGTGGCTTGAGCGCGGCGACATGAACACCGTGCTGACCATCGATGTCCCGGCCGAGGGGTGGGAGCATTCAGTGGGGCTGATTCCCAACGTCCTTTTGGAGATGGCTCCTTCTCCGGGCAATGCCGTGGCCGTCACCTGTGGCCCGCCCATCATGATCAAGTTCACCCTGCAGGCCCTGCAGAAGCTCGGTTTTCAGGATGACCAGATCATCACCACCCTGGAAAAACGCATGAAATGCGGCGTGGGTATCTGTGGCCGCTGCAACATCGGGGGGAGCTACGTTTGCGTGGATGGTCCGGTCTACACCTATGCGCAGCTCAAGGCGCTGCCCAACGAACTTTAG
- a CDS encoding ferritin-like domain-containing protein — MAHFFSASEIANIAIEIEKKGREFYLQAAENVTSPRVREIFRYLADEEAKHEEFFRSMVSRLGKVGIPAWATQDEYMQYLSALIESHMLFNDLARQYMIQAGDELEVLRMAMNFEKDTMLFFLEMKELVPDSEKSAVQQCYEEERRHLKELGKVSAQLGAE; from the coding sequence ATGGCTCATTTTTTCAGCGCCAGCGAAATTGCGAATATCGCCATAGAGATAGAGAAGAAAGGTCGGGAGTTCTACTTGCAGGCCGCGGAAAACGTCACAAGTCCCCGCGTCAGGGAGATCTTTCGGTATCTTGCCGATGAGGAGGCGAAGCACGAGGAGTTCTTCCGCAGCATGGTTTCGCGCCTTGGCAAGGTGGGCATTCCGGCCTGGGCGACGCAGGACGAATACATGCAGTATCTTTCCGCCCTCATCGAATCGCACATGCTCTTCAATGATCTGGCGCGGCAGTACATGATCCAGGCTGGGGACGAGCTGGAAGTGCTCAGGATGGCAATGAATTTCGAGAAGGACACCATGCTTTTCTTTCTTGAGATGAAGGAGCTGGTGCCTGACTCGGAGAAATCCGCCGTGCAGCAATGCTACGAGGAGGAACGTCGGCATCTCAAGGAACTCGGCAAGGTGAGCGCACAACTGGGCGCAGAGTGA
- a CDS encoding aldehyde ferredoxin oxidoreductase family protein: MDRIIRIDVGAPGGPRVTEEGLGKYAGFGGRALTSAIVCAEVPPTCHPLGPENKLVIAPGLMAGSAASTSGRLSVGCKSPLTGGIKEANSGGQAAHYLGRLGIAAIVLEGEHNGSDLYKITVNTDGVKVEVDKSLALLPNYALCEKLKETCGDSVAVISIGPAGERKMSNSTIAVTDPEFRPSRHAGRGGVGAVMGSKGVKAIIVDPAGTKMRKPVDPEKFKAANRAFVEGLKRHGVTGQGLPVYGTNILTNVLNEAGGYPAYNFGQGQFDRAADISGETQAALEDERGGPGSSTHGCHRGCSIQCSGTYYDKDGNYLTKQPEYETVWAHGGNCGISDLDVVAKLDFLDDNYGFDTIEMGVSIGVAMEAGVIEFGDAEGAIRLVEEAGQGTPLGCILGAGAATVARCFGVERAPVVKGQAMPAYDPRAVKGIGVTYATSTQGADHTAGYAVAPNILKVGGDIDPLSPEGQADVSRNLQIATAALDSTGFCLFVAFAILDQQDTFDAMVETINAMHGLSLTGDDVVELGKTILRMERGFNASAGFTKEHDRLPSYFTREPLKPHNVVFDVPGEELDQVHAF; the protein is encoded by the coding sequence ATGGACAGAATTATCAGGATCGATGTTGGAGCACCCGGCGGCCCCAGGGTCACGGAAGAGGGCCTTGGCAAGTATGCCGGTTTTGGCGGACGCGCCCTGACCTCGGCTATTGTCTGCGCCGAGGTCCCTCCGACCTGCCACCCGCTTGGCCCGGAAAACAAGCTGGTCATCGCGCCCGGCCTGATGGCGGGTTCTGCTGCCAGCACCTCCGGCCGCCTCTCGGTGGGCTGCAAGAGCCCCCTGACCGGCGGCATCAAGGAAGCCAATTCGGGGGGCCAGGCCGCGCATTATCTCGGTCGGCTCGGAATCGCGGCCATAGTGCTCGAAGGGGAGCATAACGGCTCGGATCTTTACAAGATCACCGTCAACACCGACGGGGTCAAGGTGGAGGTGGACAAGAGCCTGGCCCTGCTGCCCAACTATGCCTTGTGCGAAAAGCTCAAGGAAACCTGCGGCGACAGCGTGGCCGTCATCTCCATCGGGCCTGCCGGCGAAAGGAAGATGTCCAACTCCACCATCGCCGTCACCGACCCGGAATTCCGTCCCTCGCGCCATGCTGGCCGCGGCGGTGTCGGCGCGGTCATGGGGTCCAAGGGCGTCAAGGCCATCATCGTCGATCCCGCAGGGACCAAGATGCGCAAGCCTGTTGACCCGGAAAAGTTCAAGGCCGCCAACAGAGCCTTTGTCGAGGGGCTCAAGCGCCACGGAGTCACCGGCCAGGGGTTGCCCGTATACGGCACCAACATCCTGACCAACGTACTCAACGAGGCAGGCGGCTACCCCGCCTACAATTTTGGCCAGGGTCAGTTCGACAGGGCCGCGGACATCAGCGGCGAGACCCAGGCCGCCCTGGAAGACGAGCGGGGCGGACCGGGCTCTTCCACCCACGGTTGCCACCGGGGATGCAGCATTCAGTGCTCGGGCACCTATTACGACAAGGACGGCAACTACCTGACCAAGCAACCCGAGTATGAGACCGTCTGGGCCCACGGGGGCAACTGCGGCATCAGCGACCTTGATGTTGTCGCCAAGCTCGATTTTCTGGACGACAATTACGGATTCGACACCATCGAGATGGGCGTGTCCATCGGTGTGGCCATGGAGGCCGGAGTCATCGAGTTCGGCGATGCCGAAGGCGCCATCCGCCTTGTGGAGGAGGCCGGCCAGGGCACTCCTCTTGGCTGCATCCTCGGCGCGGGAGCGGCCACGGTGGCCCGGTGCTTTGGTGTCGAGCGCGCCCCGGTGGTCAAGGGCCAAGCCATGCCCGCCTATGATCCCCGGGCGGTCAAGGGCATCGGCGTTACCTACGCCACCTCGACCCAGGGGGCGGACCATACCGCCGGATACGCGGTCGCTCCCAACATCCTGAAGGTCGGAGGAGACATTGATCCCCTTTCTCCCGAGGGCCAGGCAGACGTTTCACGCAATCTTCAAATTGCGACGGCGGCTCTGGATTCCACGGGTTTCTGCCTCTTCGTCGCCTTTGCCATCCTCGATCAGCAGGACACCTTCGACGCTATGGTCGAAACCATCAACGCCATGCACGGTCTCAGCCTTACCGGCGATGACGTGGTCGAGCTGGGAAAAACCATCCTGCGCATGGAGCGCGGGTTCAATGCTTCCGCCGGTTTCACCAAGGAACACGACAGACTGCCCTCCTACTTCACCCGGGAACCTTTGAAGCCCCATAACGTGGTCTTCGATGTTCCGGGCGAAGAGTTGGATCAAGTCCACGCCTTCTAA
- a CDS encoding iron-containing alcohol dehydrogenase, which translates to MLSTKFAIPDVIFGRGAITHLAQCAKRVGAQRVFFVSDKGVEDAGWVGLVKGILRANGLECVYFNDVNSNPRDTQVQQGVEAYREGECDVVVAIGGGSPMDAAKGIATIVGNGGEIRDYEGANRIMRPLPPMIFIPSTAGSSSDISQFCIITDIKRRVKMSIISRSLVPGISIIDPQLLVTQDRSLILASGIDALAHAIESYVSRLASPFTELHARNAIRLIIDNLIPAAEDKDIQALEQLSIASTSAGMSFSNAGLGDLHALAHALGGVCDVLHGWVHPTLLPSVMRYNMPSCMAKMGDIGRLIALTDTASDREAAHMGIERLERLFGELNLNTKLRELVPEKSDLEQICATATYDACHLTNPRPASAEDLMSICEEAW; encoded by the coding sequence ATGCTCAGTACGAAATTCGCCATACCGGATGTCATTTTCGGTCGCGGCGCTATCACCCATCTGGCGCAATGCGCCAAGCGGGTAGGTGCCCAACGGGTGTTCTTTGTCAGCGACAAGGGTGTTGAAGATGCCGGCTGGGTCGGATTGGTCAAGGGAATCCTGAGGGCCAACGGGCTGGAGTGCGTGTATTTCAACGATGTCAACTCCAACCCCAGGGACACACAGGTCCAACAAGGGGTCGAAGCCTACCGCGAGGGGGAGTGCGACGTTGTGGTCGCCATCGGGGGCGGCAGCCCCATGGATGCGGCAAAGGGCATCGCCACCATTGTAGGCAACGGGGGGGAGATCAGGGACTACGAAGGAGCCAACAGGATCATGCGGCCCCTGCCGCCCATGATCTTCATCCCCAGCACCGCCGGAAGCAGCTCCGACATCTCGCAGTTCTGTATCATCACCGACATAAAGAGACGAGTGAAGATGTCCATCATCAGCCGCTCGTTGGTGCCGGGCATATCCATCATCGATCCGCAGCTCCTGGTCACCCAGGACCGTAGCCTGATCCTCGCCTCGGGCATCGACGCCCTGGCCCACGCCATTGAGTCCTATGTGTCCAGGCTCGCCTCGCCGTTCACCGAGCTGCATGCCCGCAACGCCATCCGGCTGATCATTGACAATCTCATCCCCGCAGCCGAGGATAAGGACATACAGGCTCTGGAGCAGCTCTCCATCGCCAGCACCTCTGCCGGAATGTCCTTCAGCAACGCGGGGCTGGGAGATCTGCATGCTCTGGCCCACGCCCTCGGCGGGGTGTGCGACGTGCTTCACGGCTGGGTTCATCCGACGCTTCTGCCCTCGGTCATGCGTTACAACATGCCGTCGTGCATGGCGAAGATGGGGGATATCGGCCGATTGATCGCCTTAACTGACACGGCTTCAGACAGGGAGGCCGCCCACATGGGGATCGAAAGGCTCGAGCGGCTTTTTGGGGAGTTGAATCTCAATACCAAGCTGCGGGAACTGGTGCCGGAGAAGTCCGATCTTGAACAGATATGTGCCACGGCGACCTATGATGCCTGCCACCTGACCAACCCGAGGCCCGCCTCGGCGGAAGACCTCATGTCCATTTGCGAGGAAGCCTGGTAA
- a CDS encoding two-component system sensor histidine kinase NtrB, producing the protein MTAATTLSDLIGIEHSKLGFFQELQQTVTKLQQSNRELEEQRREIAAIIDGITDVMMVLSEDLRILSVNNEFHKLFPEGNPIGRHCYELFRHSGIACPECPAFRSISTNTVCKETAVFRIGDCNHQFEMLASPLKSPGGEENRVLIFKRDVTMEKELQAKYYQAEKMATVGTLATGIAHEVNNPLMAISGYAEGIQRRLKKYAECMPEDVAREFVDYTETIIGECSRCQRIVRSLLHFGHPETSIFGVVSLNDIIRESLTILGYHLKKSRKISLKLELAEDLPFIFADEPRLKQVMLNLVTNAMDALDGMEGVITVRTRLEGETMVVMEVEDTGTGIAPAIMDRLFDPFFTTKSMGKGIGIGLATCYGIIKDHDGDIDIHSVEGEGACFKVTIPIQLEKETDAVSLSCACCR; encoded by the coding sequence ATGACTGCGGCAACCACTCTGAGCGACCTCATCGGCATCGAGCACTCCAAGCTCGGGTTTTTTCAGGAGCTTCAGCAGACCGTGACCAAGCTCCAGCAGTCCAACAGGGAGCTGGAGGAGCAGCGGCGCGAGATTGCGGCCATTATCGACGGCATAACCGATGTGATGATGGTCCTCTCGGAGGATCTGCGGATTCTTTCGGTCAACAATGAGTTCCATAAGCTTTTTCCCGAGGGCAACCCCATCGGCAGACATTGCTATGAATTGTTCCGGCACAGTGGCATAGCCTGCCCGGAGTGCCCGGCGTTCCGTTCCATCTCCACCAACACGGTCTGCAAGGAGACCGCGGTGTTTCGGATAGGAGACTGCAACCACCAGTTCGAGATGCTCGCCTCGCCGCTGAAGAGCCCTGGCGGGGAAGAAAACAGGGTGTTGATCTTCAAGCGGGACGTGACCATGGAGAAGGAGCTTCAGGCCAAGTATTACCAAGCCGAGAAGATGGCCACGGTCGGCACCCTGGCCACTGGCATCGCCCACGAGGTCAACAATCCGCTCATGGCCATTTCCGGCTACGCGGAAGGCATCCAGCGTAGGCTGAAGAAGTACGCGGAGTGCATGCCCGAGGATGTGGCCCGCGAGTTTGTGGACTACACCGAGACCATCATCGGGGAGTGCTCGCGTTGCCAGAGAATCGTGCGGAGCCTGCTCCATTTCGGCCACCCGGAAACATCGATTTTCGGAGTGGTCAGCCTCAACGACATCATTCGGGAGAGCCTGACCATCCTCGGCTATCATCTGAAGAAATCTCGGAAGATATCCCTGAAGCTTGAGCTGGCAGAGGATCTGCCGTTTATCTTTGCCGACGAGCCGAGGCTTAAGCAGGTCATGCTCAACCTGGTGACCAATGCCATGGACGCCCTGGACGGCATGGAGGGTGTCATCACCGTCCGAACCCGCCTGGAGGGGGAAACCATGGTCGTCATGGAGGTGGAGGATACCGGGACGGGCATCGCTCCGGCCATCATGGACAGATTGTTCGACCCGTTCTTCACGACCAAATCCATGGGCAAGGGCATCGGTATCGGGCTTGCCACCTGTTATGGCATCATCAAGGACCATGACGGGGACATTGATATCCACAGCGTTGAGGGCGAGGGTGCCTGCTTCAAGGTTACAATCCCGATTCAATTGGAGAAAGAGACAGATGCAGTCTCCCTATCATGTGCTTGTTGTCGATGA
- a CDS encoding sigma-54-dependent transcriptional regulator translates to MQSPYHVLVVDDEENILRLLKNELSSCDRIVHTAENAQSARQALKKQQYDVIILDIRLPDADGLDLFAEFKMVTQDVELVLITGHGDIDNAVEAMRMGVFDYITKPFKLDRLEVVIERAYQRVCLQRENRGLRHTQAATSERCNLIGRSAPIQEIKFLIDKLTHSEVPVLITGESGVGKDVVAQAIHTRSQRATQPFIVKNCAMLFREMVRSELFGHKKGSFTGATEAHEGLVAVAHKGTLFLDEIGDLPEDVQASLLRLLETKMYRRMGENKERRADVRFLFATNRDLAKAVEDGAFNEALFHRINVFNIHIPRLRERKEDLPLLVEHFLNLLSNGRPVADMPEKTLKRLLAYDWPGNVRELRNVLERALILSDGKAITENCLPKELLDSGQGNTNAPPLSLENMEREHIARVLAICHGSRQRAAQVLNIGRKTLYRKIQKYGLEP, encoded by the coding sequence ATGCAGTCTCCCTATCATGTGCTTGTTGTCGATGATGAAGAGAACATCCTCAGGCTCCTGAAAAACGAACTCAGTTCCTGCGACCGCATTGTCCACACGGCGGAAAATGCACAAAGTGCCCGCCAGGCGCTCAAGAAACAGCAATACGATGTCATCATTCTTGACATCCGTCTGCCGGATGCGGACGGGCTTGATCTGTTCGCCGAATTCAAGATGGTCACCCAGGATGTGGAGCTGGTCCTCATCACCGGGCACGGCGACATCGACAATGCCGTGGAGGCCATGCGTATGGGCGTTTTCGACTATATCACCAAGCCATTCAAGCTGGACAGGCTGGAGGTGGTCATTGAGCGCGCCTATCAGCGTGTCTGCCTGCAACGGGAAAACAGGGGCCTGCGGCACACCCAGGCGGCGACCTCGGAACGGTGCAATCTCATCGGACGTTCCGCTCCCATCCAGGAGATCAAATTTCTCATCGACAAGTTGACCCATTCCGAGGTGCCTGTTCTGATCACTGGCGAAAGCGGAGTGGGCAAAGACGTGGTGGCGCAGGCCATTCACACCCGCTCGCAGAGGGCGACGCAACCCTTTATCGTCAAGAATTGCGCCATGCTCTTTCGGGAGATGGTCCGCTCCGAGCTCTTCGGCCACAAAAAGGGTTCCTTTACCGGGGCCACGGAGGCCCACGAAGGACTTGTCGCGGTGGCGCATAAGGGAACGCTGTTTCTCGACGAGATCGGCGACTTGCCCGAGGATGTCCAGGCCTCGCTGCTTCGTCTGCTGGAGACGAAGATGTACCGGCGCATGGGGGAAAACAAGGAGCGCAGGGCCGATGTCCGCTTTTTGTTCGCGACCAATCGCGACCTGGCAAAGGCCGTTGAGGACGGCGCTTTCAACGAGGCCCTGTTCCATCGCATCAACGTCTTCAACATCCATATCCCCAGGCTGAGGGAACGCAAGGAGGACTTGCCGCTGCTCGTTGAGCACTTCCTCAACCTTCTGAGCAATGGCCGACCTGTGGCGGACATGCCGGAAAAAACCTTGAAACGCCTTTTGGCCTACGACTGGCCCGGCAATGTCCGGGAGCTGCGAAACGTGCTGGAACGGGCCCTGATTCTCTCGGACGGCAAAGCCATAACCGAGAACTGCCTACCCAAGGAGTTGCTCGACAGCGGTCAGGGCAACACGAACGCGCCGCCTCTTTCTCTTGAAAACATGGAGCGCGAGCATATCGCCAGGGTTCTCGCCATATGCCACGGAAGCAGACAAAGGGCCGCCCAGGTTCTCAACATCGGGCGCAAGACCCTGTACCGCAAGATTCAGAAATACGGGCTCGAGCCCTGA
- a CDS encoding cache domain-containing protein, which yields MLRERSFSAIIFLSIATMSVLVSFAGIILWAIEKYGDFQDEATRVRLEFVERNKSEITYQVDRAVEYIAHQSALTRGRVRESVRGRTLEAVAIAQSLVDRYAGSMDKPALQNLVLETLRSIRFNDGLGYYFATRMDGTELLFTDKPELEGVNLLDMRSGDGRSVIRDMIALAREHGQGFYEYTWTKPDTRGNDHPKIAFIKYFEPFDCLIGTGEYVEDHARLLRQTTLDWLVRVRFGASGYLFGSTMEGDPLFTNGVITQGQPSIWDMADPDGVKIIQLQHEKALLPGGGFLEYLWNKLDGAAPSPKIAFVRGVPEWGWIIGSGFYVDEVESEIAARRVLLHDDLLNGLLRAAMLCVLLVVLALFAARLLSGRVSRQLDELTGFLSSAAKHKTRLDPTRLGLAEFKTIATSVNAMLEARDTAEEWLRESEERNRLLADLTTEGVVVHRRGIAIDLNASMAALFGFSHDELLGRNLLDFIHEEDQGLVRQSMDREVVAPYTARIRRRDGSYFQAEIEARNFLLRGEVCRVAAVRDITVRKQAEEALLAAKSAAEAASRSKSEFLANMSHEIRTPLGGMQGMLELLQTTQLDQEQRQYAGFAMDAAKRLTRLLGDILDLSRIEAGKLTILTDPFDLRESLRSLEQLFRPGATQAGNSLEFRIAKDIPALVIGDAVRLQQVASNIVGNALKFTRGGAVTVQVSLLSSEQADAPADTNAKPHAQCRILFSISDTGPGIPDEAQSRLFQPFTQLGEGTRRQHQGAGLGLSICKRLVELMGGTMSIESEIGVGTTVHFQIPFGLGRAIAKEAAPGKQTDSPIAPCRILVAEDSRVNRLATTRLLEKDGHTVVAVENGRQALDALSATRFDVVFMDIQMPVIDGLEATRAIRNGAAGHYHRDIPIIALTAYAMAGDRESFLDQGMNGYLAKPVDREEMRQQLRLVLKNR from the coding sequence ATGCTGAGAGAGCGGAGCTTTTCAGCCATCATCTTCCTCAGCATCGCGACCATGTCCGTCCTGGTGTCCTTCGCGGGTATCATCTTGTGGGCCATTGAAAAATATGGAGATTTCCAGGACGAGGCAACAAGGGTCCGCCTTGAGTTCGTGGAGCGCAACAAAAGCGAAATCACCTACCAGGTGGATCGGGCCGTGGAATACATCGCCCACCAGAGCGCCTTGACCCGCGGCCGGGTCAGGGAATCGGTACGCGGACGCACCCTTGAAGCCGTTGCCATTGCCCAGAGTCTGGTGGACCGCTACGCCGGAAGCATGGACAAACCCGCACTCCAGAACCTCGTGCTGGAAACGCTGCGGTCCATTCGGTTCAACGACGGCCTGGGCTATTACTTCGCCACCAGAATGGACGGCACCGAGCTGCTCTTCACCGACAAGCCGGAGCTGGAAGGGGTCAATCTTCTCGACATGCGCAGCGGCGACGGCCGCTCAGTCATCCGCGACATGATCGCCCTGGCCCGTGAGCACGGACAGGGATTCTATGAATACACCTGGACCAAGCCGGACACCAGGGGCAACGACCATCCAAAAATAGCTTTTATCAAATATTTCGAACCTTTTGACTGCTTAATCGGCACCGGGGAATATGTGGAGGATCACGCCCGGCTGCTCAGGCAGACCACGCTGGACTGGCTGGTCAGGGTCCGCTTCGGCGCAAGCGGCTATCTCTTCGGCTCCACCATGGAGGGGGACCCCCTCTTCACCAACGGCGTGATCACCCAGGGGCAACCCTCCATATGGGACATGGCCGACCCTGACGGCGTCAAGATCATCCAGCTCCAGCACGAAAAGGCGCTGCTCCCGGGCGGCGGCTTCCTGGAATACTTGTGGAACAAGCTCGACGGTGCCGCCCCCTCGCCCAAGATCGCCTTTGTCCGCGGCGTCCCGGAGTGGGGATGGATCATCGGCTCCGGGTTCTATGTGGACGAGGTGGAATCGGAAATCGCCGCACGGCGCGTACTGCTCCACGACGACCTGCTCAACGGGTTGCTTCGGGCTGCGATGCTGTGCGTGCTGCTTGTGGTCCTGGCTCTGTTTGCCGCCCGTCTGCTGTCAGGGCGCGTGAGCCGCCAACTGGACGAGCTGACAGGCTTTCTGTCCAGCGCAGCCAAGCATAAAACCCGCCTTGACCCCACTCGGCTTGGCCTGGCCGAATTCAAGACCATAGCCACCTCGGTCAACGCCATGCTCGAGGCCAGGGACACGGCCGAGGAATGGCTGCGCGAAAGCGAGGAGCGCAACCGCCTGCTGGCCGATCTGACCACCGAGGGCGTCGTGGTCCACCGAAGGGGCATCGCCATCGACCTCAACGCCTCCATGGCCGCCTTGTTCGGATTCTCCCACGATGAGCTGCTCGGACGAAACCTGCTCGATTTCATCCACGAGGAGGACCAGGGCCTCGTTCGACAGAGCATGGACAGGGAGGTGGTCGCGCCCTACACAGCGCGAATCAGAAGGCGGGACGGCTCGTACTTTCAGGCCGAGATAGAGGCACGAAACTTCCTGCTCAGGGGCGAGGTCTGCCGCGTGGCCGCCGTGCGCGACATCACGGTCCGCAAACAGGCAGAGGAGGCGCTCCTGGCCGCCAAGTCCGCAGCCGAAGCAGCCAGCCGCTCCAAGTCCGAATTTCTGGCCAACATGAGCCATGAGATAAGAACCCCCCTTGGCGGGATGCAGGGTATGCTCGAACTCCTGCAAACCACTCAACTGGACCAGGAGCAGCGCCAATATGCGGGATTCGCCATGGACGCTGCCAAGCGACTGACCCGGCTCCTGGGCGACATCCTTGATCTTTCGCGCATCGAGGCGGGCAAGCTGACGATCCTGACCGATCCCTTTGACCTGCGCGAGTCGCTACGCTCCTTGGAACAACTCTTCCGCCCCGGCGCCACCCAGGCCGGAAACAGTCTCGAATTCCGCATCGCAAAGGACATTCCGGCCCTGGTCATCGGCGACGCCGTCCGGCTCCAGCAGGTGGCCAGCAACATTGTGGGCAATGCCCTCAAGTTCACCCGTGGCGGGGCCGTGACCGTGCAAGTGTCGCTTCTTTCTTCCGAGCAGGCCGACGCCCCGGCCGATACCAACGCCAAACCGCATGCCCAATGCCGGATACTCTTCAGCATCTCCGACACAGGGCCGGGCATTCCCGACGAAGCCCAGAGCCGGCTCTTCCAGCCTTTCACCCAATTGGGCGAAGGCACGCGCCGCCAGCACCAGGGCGCCGGGCTCGGGCTGTCCATCTGCAAACGGCTGGTGGAACTCATGGGCGGGACCATGTCCATCGAGAGCGAGATCGGCGTCGGCACCACGGTCCATTTCCAGATCCCCTTCGGCCTTGGCCGGGCCATTGCAAAAGAAGCGGCCCCAGGGAAACAAACAGATAGCCCTATCGCCCCCTGCCGCATCCTGGTGGCCGAGGATTCGCGGGTGAACCGGCTGGCAACGACCCGATTGCTCGAAAAGGACGGCCATACGGTGGTGGCCGTGGAGAATGGCCGACAGGCCCTTGACGCTTTGTCCGCCACCCGCTTCGACGTGGTATTCATGGACATCCAGATGCCGGTCATTGACGGTCTTGAGGCCACCCGTGCCATCCGAAACGGCGCGGCCGGGCACTACCACAGGGACATCCCCATCATCGCCCTGACCGCCTATGCCATGGCCGGAGACAGGGAATCCTTCCTCGACCAGGGCATGAACGGCTATCTGGCCAAGCCCGTGGACAGGGAGGAAATGCGCCAACAGCTTCGCCTGGTCCTCAAGAACCGCTGA